In Achromobacter pestifer, the DNA window GCTGGACACTGGGGAACGCCTTGCGGCCCAGGCCGTTCTCCATGAAGTACTTAGCCGAGGCGTTCTTCGATACGGCGCCGAGCGCGTCATCCAGCCAATAGACATAGAGCGCCATTCTGCCTTCGTCCCAGCGGTAGTCCCCATTTTTGGCGTCATCCAGGCGCTTCTCCAGCGCGCGCCAGGGCGTGCCGGTGGCTGGAAATTCGATTCGCGGGGATAGAGGGGAATGAGGCGTGATCATGGCAGGTGCTTTATGTGAAGGTGAATGAGAAGTTAAGATATCACGAACGATTAAATTTGTGATCACAAAAATGGATCGGGAATTCCCGTATGAGGCCAGGACGATCCAGGGGATCCGCGAAATTTCCGTGAGAACGCCCAGTTCCATGGGCGCGCGTATGCCCGCCGGAAGGTCGACGTTCTATGCGATTGGATCTTTTGCGAGAAGGCCTATCGGCGAGGCATGAAAGATGCCGCGTTCCGACAGCGCGGGGCGGCAAGACGGACTGCCGTGCCGAGCGCTTCCGTCGATGCGCCGGGCCGCAGTGACAATAGCCGGCCCGATACGGGCGCGTCATGCGCCGCGATACGCCACGCCGGCTTAGGCGAAACGATCGATCGAGTACCACGGCCCTAGGAGGGGCGCCGCCGTCACGTCGTGCTCGGGCCAAATCCGACTGTCATTCCAGGCAAAACGGCGGGGAGCATAAATGCTAAGCCCTGGGCTGGCGACAGCGAGCGCTGTCCCGATGCCCGCAAAGTTCAGCTTGAAGTGGTAGCCCGACTTGATGCCGACAAAATCGAATTCGCCCGGTTCGACGCCATGGCTGCGGAACCCCTGCGGATCGTGAATCAGTCCAGGCTGGCTGGTGGCGATGACGACGGAACCATCGGGTATGCGCAAGGTCGCTGTCAGGCCAAGTTGAATCAACGTTCCCTGCTTGTATGGCCCGCTCACGACGTAGCTGCCCGGTCCCAACGCGATGACCTCGACCTCGGTTTCCAGTGACGACAGGCCAGGCGTATCAAGGCCCCCAAGTCTGGCGACGAAGCGAGCGCCGACGCCAAGCGCATACGCATCCTGGACCGCGATTGCATCGGTCACCGTGACGGCGCAGCGCAGCGGCCGCTGGCGATGCTGGGCATGGCGCAGGATTTCAATGCTGTCGCCAGGCGCTCCAGCAAGCACGCGATCTCCCATATCAGCCAGAAGAAACGGGCGTTCATTGGGACTTTCCTGAACCTTGTCGAGAGCTGCTTCCGTGGTCGGTAGCGTATCTGGAAATTCATCACGCCGAAGCCAGAAATCGCCCGCCAGCTTTGCGGACAGCTTGGCGGCGAGCACGGCATCGCCATCGGCGATGACCAGTGCGCCTTGGCCCATGGCCTGGCCGTTGGCGTAGGGAAAAACGTTGAGTAGGGAAATATCCAGTACCGCTGGGTGTTGGTGCTGCATCTGGCGGGCTTGCTCGTGCAGCGCCTGGAGCGGGCCTGAACTGGTGTCGGCATTCCCTGGCAGAATCATGCGAGCCTTGGTGAGCACCGAAACCGGCCTGATCTTCCTTCGGATTGCAGCCTCCAGCAGTTGGACGCAGCGGCGGCCGCAGTCCATGACGTCGCGATGCGGGTTTTCCTTGCAGGCGCTGACAATGTCTGCCGCCGTCAGCATGTCGGCCGTTATATGGCAATGGAGATCCAGGCCGACGGCAATTGGCACGTCCTCGCCCACCCAGGCGCGCAAGAGTTTAAGGAAGTGGCCTTCGACATCGCTAATCGACGCGGTGGCCATGGCGCCATGCAGCTCCAGCGCGATGCCGTCGATTCGTCCAAATCGGTCCAGAGTGCTTGCTATGCTTGTCTTGAACCGCGCCACGAGGTTCTCGTACACGTCTTCATCGACCGGGCCGCCAGGCGCAGCCTCGGCGAAGAGGGCCGGTATGGCCGTGTGTCCTCGCTGCGTCAGCTCCGAAACAATGCCTCCCAAGGTAGTGCCCGCGCCTTGCATCTTGGATATGAGCTCGGGGCCTTCGATCCATGTAAATGCGGTTGCAGTGGTCCGGCGAGGGCTGAACGCATGTGTCTCGTGGAAAAAGCCGCCAGCAACAATCTTCAAGGATTCGGTTTTCATGCCAGTTCAGACGCTCAGTTGACTCGCGGCATTTGCGTGTCGCGGATCATCTGCCCCATTTCCTGGAGGCCCTTTTTTAACTGTGCGGCATATTCGGCGCCGTTCAGCGGCATTGCGTCCATGCCCAACTTGTCGAATGACTCGAGCGTCTTGGCATCACGGACTGCCGCGATGGCTGCATCCTGCAAAATGGCAAGCACCTCGGGCGGAGTGCCGAGTGGCGCGGCAAGCCCGATCGAGGCGTCGATCTGTACTGGCCAGCCGCTCTCCCGAAGCGTTGGTATGTCTGGGTACTCGGGCCAGCGCATAGTACCCACTGACGCAATCATTCGCAGTTTGCCGGCTTGCATGTGCGGTAGAACGTCGGAGGGGTTCGCGACGGTGACGTCTATTTGCTTGCCCAGGAGGGCGTTAACCGTCTCGGTGCCGGAC includes these proteins:
- a CDS encoding M81 family metallopeptidase codes for the protein MKTESLKIVAGGFFHETHAFSPRRTTATAFTWIEGPELISKMQGAGTTLGGIVSELTQRGHTAIPALFAEAAPGGPVDEDVYENLVARFKTSIASTLDRFGRIDGIALELHGAMATASISDVEGHFLKLLRAWVGEDVPIAVGLDLHCHITADMLTAADIVSACKENPHRDVMDCGRRCVQLLEAAIRRKIRPVSVLTKARMILPGNADTSSGPLQALHEQARQMQHQHPAVLDISLLNVFPYANGQAMGQGALVIADGDAVLAAKLSAKLAGDFWLRRDEFPDTLPTTEAALDKVQESPNERPFLLADMGDRVLAGAPGDSIEILRHAQHRQRPLRCAVTVTDAIAVQDAYALGVGARFVARLGGLDTPGLSSLETEVEVIALGPGSYVVSGPYKQGTLIQLGLTATLRIPDGSVVIATSQPGLIHDPQGFRSHGVEPGEFDFVGIKSGYHFKLNFAGIGTALAVASPGLSIYAPRRFAWNDSRIWPEHDVTAAPLLGPWYSIDRFA